The nucleotide window CGCGGCGGGCCGGGGATCGTGCTGGCGTCTGTCGCCCTGGACGCTGGGATCGTGAGCGAGGCCCTTTACACCTCGCTGGTGATGCTCGCAGTCGCGACCTCGGCGCTTGCCGGGTGGTGGCTCCGGCGCGAGGTGGAGCGCGGGAGAGCGGTCGCGCCGGCCCTCGCGTCGGGGCGGAGCGCCGAGGTGGGGGCGAGTCGCTAGTGATCTAGACCTTTGAGCCATTTGGACGAAGAGCGGCAGGCAAGTTGCCCATGAGCTCACCTCCCCTCCGCCAAGAAGGAGCGAGCTATGGACCGCCTGCCTTCCGCGGTGTCTCGGGTGCTCGATGGCAAGCTCTCGGCTGGAGAGGAGGTGGCCGGTGCCTGCGGAGGGAGAACCAACAGCTGCGCCAGGAGCGGGACTTCTTAGTCTTACAGTTGCAGTTGCAAGTCCATGCGGCGTAGCCTCCTGCGATAGTGGGAGGCTTTCGCTTGCGCCTGATGGCGGCGGCGCCACGTAGACCACTTCAGCACCGCAGCCATTGCGAAGGACTGACTCCAGGCGATGCGTCGCAGGAGACGCCGGATCTCAGGCACACTCAAGGGGATCAGACCTGGCGCATGGATCCCCCCCTTTGCCCGGCGTCTGCACGCGCTCTTGCGCGTGTGACGACGAGGAAGGTATGCGCCAGGAGCGAGAGCGTGATGTGGCGGTACCACCCACCCCAGCTCCGCACCTCATACTCATCCAGCCCGACCTCTTGCTTGGCAGCCTCGAAGGCGGTCTCGATCGTCCACCGTCGGCCTGCGACGCGGACGAGTTCTTCCAGCGAAGTGCCTGCCGGGGCGAAGACGACGTAGTAGGCCCGCTCGGTCGGATCCTCCAGGCTGCGCCGCACCAGCAGCCAGTGCTCCCACTCGGGCTCGGCCATCCGGAAGAGCGGCGCCCGGACCCAATCTATAGAGTCGCGGTCCCTTTTCGCCCTCGCCTGCGCTGAGCCGCTGCCAGGCCCCCTCCTCCAGACCCGCCGCGATCTTCTTCGCTGCCACCTGCTGGATGCCGCCGTACCAGAGCACCTCGTTCTTCGCCACAGCCAGCACAAACGGCTGTGCCTGCGACTCCAGGTACATCCGCAGCCGCCGGTCTCGGCCGTAGACCTCGTCCGCCACGACCCATGCGGCCTCGATTCCGGCCTCGAAAGCACGCTCCAGCATCACACGCGCTTGTTGTGGCTTCGTCTGAAACGAAACCGCCTCGGGAATCCCTGCTTCGCGCCTGCGTTGCGCATCCCCGGTCCACTCCTTGGGCAGATACAGGGCACGATCGATCAGGGCGGTCCCCCGCGAGGAGGTGTAGGCGAGGAAGACCCCGATCTGGCAGTTCTCGATCTTGCCCGCCGTGCCGCTGTACTGCCGCGCCACTCCAGCCGACTTCGTCCCCTTCTTCAGGAAGCCGGTCTCATCCAGCACCAGCACCGCATCTTCATCCGCCAGGTGCTCCAGCGCGTAGGCGCGCACCTCATCGCGCACTGCATCGGCATCCCAGCGTGCCGAGGCGATCAAGCGCTGGATGCCGTAGGGCGTAGACTCGCCGACGTGCTCGGCGATCTGCCAGCCGTTCTTGCGATCCACACCCGAAAGCAGAGCCTGCACGTAGCTCTTCACCCGCTGCCGCGGCTCCGGGCGGCGGAAGTGTCGCCCTACCCGCGCGTGCAGCGCGCCCAGTCCGGCCGCCCAGGCACACACTTCCTTCCGGTCCTGCTTCACTCCAGCTACTCCTACATCCTGGTGGATCAACAGGATCCTGCTACACCACCACTCTCCTGAAGTGCAACTGTAAGATTAGAGGCTGTGAACAAAGTGTTAGGAGCGGGGGAGCCGACGAGCCATGAGGTGCGTCATCGCGATCCAAACCCAGGCCCGGCTGCTCTCGGGAAGCGTCTCGTAGTCACAGCGCAGCCGACGATAGTGCATCAGCCAGGCGAAGGTACGTTCCACGACCCAGCGGCGTGGCAAGGGCTCAAAGCCCTTCTGTCCGTCCCGCTTGCGCACAATCTCCAGATGCAGCCCGGCTGCCGCAGCAGCACGCTTCGCGGTGTCGAAGGCATACCCTCCATCGACCCACACCAGGCGCAGCCGGGCATAGCGTGACCCGATGCGGCCGAAGACGAGTACCGAGCCGTGGGCTTCCTGCACGCCAGCGCTGGTGACGAAGACCACCAGGACGAGCCCAAGCGTGTCTACGAGCAGGAAGCGCTTGCGCCCGGTGATGTGCTTGCCCGCATCGTAGCCCCAGCAGCCCCCCTTTTGCCTGCGGTGCGGACCGACTGGCTATCCAGCACGGCCGCCGAAGGGCTCGGCTCTCGACCTGCCTTGATGCGCACCCTCTCTCGCAGGACATCGTGCACACGTTCCAGCG belongs to Longimicrobiaceae bacterium and includes:
- a CDS encoding transposase — encoded protein: MTGRKRFLLVDTLGLVLVVFVTSAGVQEAHGSVLVFGRIGSRYARLRLVWVDGGYAFDTAKRAAAAAGLHLEIVRKRDGQKGFEPLPRRWVVERTFAWLMHYRRLRCDYETLPESSRAWVWIAMTHLMARRLPRS